The Helianthus annuus cultivar XRQ/B chromosome 16, HanXRQr2.0-SUNRISE, whole genome shotgun sequence genome includes a window with the following:
- the LOC110918768 gene encoding putative F-box protein At5g55150 → MTTWSDLLPEILNEIAEKLNFYEDSISFLSVCSSWRSSATTTANLIRHHHLLPSRFPMLMLAESKMEEDDDEQDCRSFFLLSGSMMRKVKLPEARWKPCVSTHGWLLTTGEEEFSAKLLHPLSRTQIDLPQLYMFHELYFDQDEWTYYRHFMRRVVFTSPNPNFTTDNSNTKGGSFRVVIIWGETLGFCRLGDVSWTRINGWEGNLFDITYHNTRKRLYVMATMGTIYECDILNNDALRPLTLRQLSTFPGKEFGCLCLPSAYLLEWGHNSLLMITRERKYYKKHDEEYIRYGPYSTKSFQCFELSLDDGKWSKITSLGDKSVFLGFNSSFATNAGRGMKPDCIYFTDDHYEPYLDLPDGGGGDVGVYHMFDGSIEAMFDSQESVFRGSPPLWLQSCNDQCNLVVCK, encoded by the coding sequence ATGACCACTTGGTCAGACCTTTTGCCAGAGATTCTTAACGAGATCGCGGAAAAGTTGAACTTTTATGAAGATTCCATCAGTTTTCTTTCGGTCTGCAGTTCGTGGCGGTCTTCCGCCACCACGACTGCAAACTTGATTAGACATCACCATCTTCTTCCGTCTCGGTTTCCCATGCTAATGCTTGCAGAATCCAAGatggaagaagatgatgatgaacaaGATTGTCGGAGTTTCTTTCTTCTCTCCGGTAGCATGATGCGTAAGGTGAAACTACCGGAGGCTCGTTGGAAGCCATGTGTTTCGACGCATGGGTGGTTGCTGACCACTGGAGAAGAAGAGTTTTCCGCGAAACTCCTTCATCCACTTTCGCGTACTCAAATCGATCTACCGCAACTTTATATGTTCCACGAGTTGTACTTTGATCAAGATGAGTGGACATACTACCGCCATTTCATGAGGAGGGTCGTTTTCACATcaccaaaccctaatttcaccaCAGATAATTCTAACACGAAAGGAGGCTCTTTTCGTGTTGTTATCATCTGGGGTGAAACTTTAGGGTTCTGCAGGCTCGGCGATGTCTCTTGGACTCGTATAAATGGTTGGGAAGGAAATCTTTTTGATATCACCTATCATAACACACGAAAACGCCTCTATGTGATGGCCACCATGGGAACAATCTACGAATGCGACATCCTAAATAATGATGCATTGCGCCCTTTAACTTTGCGTCAATTATCAACATTCCCTGGAAAAGAATTTGGTTGTTTGTGCCTCCCATCGGCATATCTCCTCGAATGGGGTCACAATAGTTTGCTAATGATTACGCGTGAACGTAAATATTACAAAAAGCATGATGAAGAATACATCCGTTATGGACCATATAGTACAAAGAGCTTTCAatgttttgagttgagtttggaTGATGGCAAGTGGTCGAAGATCACGAGTTTGGGGGACAAATCggtctttttgggttttaattCGTCGTTTGCCACGAATGCGGGTAGAGGCATGAAACCTGATTGTATCTACTTCACGGATGATCATTATGAACCTTACCTTGATCTGCCGGATGGAGGTGGAGGAGATGTTGGAGTTTACCATATGTTCGATGGCAGCATAGAAGCCATGTTCGATTCACAAGAATCCGTTTTTCGTGGCAGTCCTCCTCTATGGCTTCAATCATGCAATGATCAATGCAATTTAGTTGTTTGCAAGTAG